One Lepus europaeus isolate LE1 chromosome 4, mLepTim1.pri, whole genome shotgun sequence genomic window, GTTTCACCACACTCTTGGCCTCATTCTTTGGGTGTTCCAATTTGAGCCGTTCTACTTCTCTTTCATTCTGAGCATTGTGGTCATTAGAGAGTGTGACTGCTGACCAAGAGCCATCCTCTTCCTGCACACCCAGCATGGCTCTGCTATCACCAGTATTGGCCACATGAAGGTCAACACCATCCACATGGGCCACACAAGCAGTAGCCCCAGAAAACGCCACTCGAAGCACCAGGTAATTGAGGAAAGAATTAGGATCACCAACTTGAGCCTCCAAGGAGATGTCATTATCAAGTCTCTTGAAAGCATTAATTAAAGCTTCCTTAACATCAATATCAGTCGACTCACCAGTGTTGAGGTCTATAAGCTCTTGCCAGTAAGTCCTCAGGCTGTTGAAATACAATTTGGATGCCTCCTTGCTGAAGTAATCATTGGGGTGCTTATGCCACTGGAGGATGGGTAGCAGTGCCCGACCACTCTCCACTGCATTCTCAATCTCTAGCAAAGTCTCATGGGGTAACAACGAGACAGCAATATAATAAAAGAGTCTTTCACTGACTGCCTGGGAGCACGCACAGCCTGCATGGCCATCAAAAACCCCTAAAAGCATTCCTCTGGTCTGCAAGCAGGTTGCTGCGCTTCTCCGGTCCTCGATGGGTGCATTTGCAGGCAGCTGATTGCTGTCAAATCCAAGGACGGAACTGATGTTTTTGCCATCAAATTCGGGGACTTTGAAACTGTACTCATTAGCTTTAAGGATGCTGTTGACTTGTGGCGGCGTGAGGTAAAATTTCTGTGGTGTGGAAGCATATCTCCTTCCATGGGTGTACTGCCACCAATTCTCCTTTGGCCTACAAAAGGTAGCATATGCTGGATGGGGCGTGTATCTCAGACGACTCTGAGGAAGGTAGGGTGATGGACAGCAGAGATGTTTGTGGTGGCAGTAACAGGCAGTGCCATAGATCCTGCTCAGCTCACAGTTACGGACCAGAGGAAAGAACAGTTGAGTTGGTGCTGGCATGGCATCAGAGAAGAGCGGCAGGCTGGAACTTCTGATGGGGATTCCTAGACAGCAAATTAGACAGATGTACACAAAGAGGAGTTATATTTCAGATGACTTAATCTAAATTTgcttttatagaaaatatttaggaAGTGCATCTATATGCTGAACCCTGGGCTAGGAGgtactatattttatatacattatcaTGTCCTACTTCTACCTGGTACATTCTGATAAGTACAACTCCCTACACTTATGGGGCCAGAACTGAATTGTATTTGAGTCTCACGTTTCTTTATGCAGAACAAACTGTGCAGAATGTACAACATACTTGGCTGGAGAAAGCTGAGGAGAGGAATGCTATGTAACAGTCTACCTGGCTCAATCGCCCTTCTCCCTATCGCTTTTTAAAAGGCCTGGCATCTCCTACTCTGCACAGAGCCTTTCCCATGAAATGAAGATCCTGTTCTAGACCTGTAATGTTGGTATCTGATTGATTACACGTGATTAGCACAAGAAAGTGTTAAGGTGCACTGCCAACATGAGtatatttaaatactatttaaGCTAAATGTAGACACTACTGTGTTAATATTTACTGTAACATACACAGAAATGTTTctatataatgaaataaaaataaaaattccaatatTTTCTTCCTGTACATCAAGTGGATGGTCTTGCAAACCCTGCTTCTCTAGACTACTGTCCCGATTTGGGGAGCTCCAGGGCATGGATCTGCCAGTAAATTGCTAATAGTCCTGGAAAAGCCGGTTTACCTCACCTAAACAGTAAATGAACACATCAGAGTACATGCCCTGCGAGGCTTCTCCTAGGATTCATGCCTTTACATTTATAGAATGGGAGCCACTGAAATCAAATGCAGGATTCTTATGTTTGTTAATTTTCACTATGCTggtgatgattaaaaaaaaaaaaagtttagtattCTAGTAGCTCTAAAACTTTATTAGTAATGTGAATAGTCTCACTTTTGGAACTTAATTTACTGACTACTATTTCCTCTGCTTAACAGCCACAAGGGAAAGCTacagaaatattattttcattcacTATGGATCCCAAGCACAATTTGCCCCTAGAAAAATGCTTAgtcttgcattaaaaaaaaaaaaaaaaatctgtttgcctggccattgcagccatttggggagtgaaccaacagaaggaagatcgatcgatctctgtctctttctctctgcacagctttgcctttcaagtaaataaataaattaaaaaaaaaaaacctctatgacatgaaaaataatttgctggcTTTTTATCTAAAAAACTTAACATTAGTCATCTAGATAAATTTATGCATGAAAAAAATCCCTCTTCTTCCTCAACGTATTTTTCCTGAATTCTTAATCTTGCATCAAAGTATTAATTTGGACTATTAAAAAAGACTTTAGAAATACTTTAAATGCTTTAAGCAACTGtagtaaacaaaaagaaataaggaaaataaaattacatcagTCTTAACATGAACTGTTCATTACCAAGGCAGAACCCACCAAGAAAGACTTTAAAATACCACAGAGTATTAGCTATATATTAAACTAATTTCATGCACTGTTtctcagaaataattttaaaagtgataAGTGGGGAGTGGGAGAGCAGAAGAAATTAAATGCTGAATAATCATTGACTCTTAAGTTTGCTTCTGTAATAAGCACTACATAAACCAGCCATACAGAACCTCTTGTGTAAGTGGCAGAAAGTATCATTATTTTAACCGCACTAGTAAGAGGGGATTTGTGTACAAAAAAACGAAGACAAGATCAGGCAATAGAAAGTAATCGCTGGCATTTTGAAAGAATCTACAACTAAATAAGTACCCCTAAAATGCactaatgaaaaacagaaatttcagAAGAACAGGAATCTATCAGTACTAACCACATAAATAACAGCACTTCCAATTGAATACCTGAAAGTCATCCAAAGGTTAAGTGTACAGGACTGAGCCAGAAGATGTACTCAAATGTTGGGCCACATGACACTGGCTTCCAGaaacaaaacacatttctttttagGTTTGCATGCAAGAAACATAGCAACTCATTAAAAATTTCTATtgtcaaaaatgtaaacaaatgcaatcttttaaattttcttcataattttaCAAGGTTTgtccttattttaaaacttaagagGGAAGGGCTATAAATGCCTAGCGGGGTTTGATTTTATAACTAATGAGGGAACAGCAAGTCCAGGAAATTTACACTTTCCTTAAATTCCTTTGTATTGATAATTTTTCTGCTATTGTAGTTCACTGCAACATGAATGACATCTTGCCGCTAAAGAGCTAATGATTTAAACGGCAGGTGCTTTGAAGACTACCTATAGTCAAACATCAAGCACTCAAATACTCAACTATGCTATTTCTCCAACGCAAAAGTATCTTATggctaaaacaaaaaaacaaaaacaaaaaggagaaattGAATTTTATCAGTTCtatcagtggcttaacacacGGACAGAGACTGCACCCAAATCCCCCAACTCCTAACCCGACTTCACATGACAAATATTTAGGAAGGTTAGAATTCATAAAAACCCTGCTCTGTGATTAATGAATGTTCTACGGGCATCAGTACCAGAGATACATTCTCTCCATCAAACCAGACTCCCTCAGAAGTCAAAGTACTTTCAAATGCTTTGATAAAAACAATGAGCACTGAAAAACTCACTATCTTTCTGAATATTGATTCAAtaataatcaaaaagaaaaaaatccccttTGAAATCAAAACTTTGCCAATAAACTTGTAGAAAGCGCTTGATTAGGCAACAAGAACAGCAACAAGGTACCGTTGTTGGTAAACTAGAGCAGTGTCAAATTTTCAACTCATTCCCGACCACAATTTCACGTTAAAGTTCCTGCTCAACGATGCACACGCACCCACATTATTTGCAGCATCTTCGTCTCAGATAGATTTGGCCGATTTTGCCAATGACTAATAAGAACGATGCGCTGTAACCAGAAACAGGAAACACATCCATTCTTACTGATGTGCTCGGCAGAACCTGTGCCAAGAGATGACTGCACTTCGTCAATAAACCCAAGGACCAGATTAATTTCAAAATGCGAGCACTGCACCTACTCCGGAGTCCCTTAGCTCTACaaagcttctaagatcaatgaaaaaaaagaactgtcatACTACTCATTACATGTGTCAGAACCCCAGTTTATGTAATCTCATTGCATTAAATACCCCCCACAAAGattctttttggtttttcaaGCATTTTCTGGAAATGCCTGGCCATTGCATAGCTCCTGCGATCTTTACATGAATGAAGAAACTGGTTGCCTCGGAAGGCACAAAGCACCAAGCTGGCACTTGTTTGATCAGTTTCCTTTGTTCCTTCCAGAAAATTGCACTCACTAAAGGCATCAGAGCTCTCCTGGTCCAGGATGCCTCTGTCCCCTTTCCCTATCTATCTCACGCCTTAATTCCACGCCGACCCACCTAAAACCATCCACACACAAAAACCGGTCACCTGGGTACCCAACGCAGGTAGTTAGGCGGATACCTACCACTTCGTCTGGGCCcgggacacacacacattctcctgTCATCACAACACGGAGCCGACAACATCCACAACCCGCGCGGACAGCAGCAGCGACAGCAGCACCGGCCCATTGAAGGCAAGGCAGAGATGCTCAttagaggcggcggcggcggcggcggcggggaggcGGGAGCGGAGGAGGGGCGAGGTTTCGCTCCAGCCCGGTGAATGGGCTGGGAGGGGGGGGAAGAggatggaggagggagaaaggggtggagaaggaggaaaccaaacaaacaaacccacccCGCCGCAGAGGCAGGGAGCTACAGCCCGAGACGGCGGGGGCCCGCCCCTCCATCCGGCCCGGGCGCGGAGCCCACGGGCGCACAGCATCCCGCGCCCGGCCCCACGCGGCGCCCGCTGCAGCCCAGGAGGCCCGGGGCCGGCCAGCGGCGTGTGGCCGGCAGGGCCGCCCCGGACGCCGGGTCCCCTCAGGTGTGACGCCCCGGCGCAGCCTCCCGCGGAGCTCACCCTCCCGCGGCTCCCCCACGGCGCCCGGCGCCCTGACAGCGGACGCGCGCGGCCGGCCCGCCCCCTCACTCGGAGCCCGCAGCAGCCGCCGGCACCGCCACACCCGCCCAGCGGCCGCGACGCCCCGGCGCGCACCTGGCGCTCCGGCACTCGGGCCGCCCCGCCCGGGCGCGCCGAGCACCCCCGCCACAACGCCCCCCTCACAACTTTTGGACCAGTGGAGGAGGAGGATTCCGGACGGGGCAGCTAGGAGCCGGGGGCAGGGGATACGAACCGGGCACGGCAGAAGACCGGGCGCTTCTTCCGCACGAGGAGGCTGCGGCAGTGGTGGCGCCACTCGGCGTTCCTTCCACGCAACCCCGTGCGGCTCGCCGCACCTCGCCCCCGGCCGGCCCACTCTGCGCCCCGGCCCCGCCAGGCCGCCTCCCTGCCCCGCCCGTACGTTCGGGCACGAGCGCTTCCGGCCTCTTGATTGGCTGCACGGTGACGAGTGGGCGGGGAGGCGGAGAGCGGGCCGCGgccgggggggcgggggcggaagAGAAGCGCGCTCCCCTCCAGCTTTGTGACGTCACGGGGTCAGACAATCCCTTCCATTCGATGGCGCCTCCCATTGGCTC contains:
- the PDP1 gene encoding pyruvate dehyrogenase phosphatase catalytic subunit 1 isoform X1, with the protein product MCVCPGPRRSGIPIRSSSLPLFSDAMPAPTQLFFPLVRNCELSRIYGTACYCHHKHLCCPSPYLPQSRLRYTPHPAYATFCRPKENWWQYTHGRRYASTPQKFYLTPPQVNSILKANEYSFKVPEFDGKNISSVLGFDSNQLPANAPIEDRRSAATCLQTRGMLLGVFDGHAGCACSQAVSERLFYYIAVSLLPHETLLEIENAVESGRALLPILQWHKHPNDYFSKEASKLYFNSLRTYWQELIDLNTGESTDIDVKEALINAFKRLDNDISLEAQVGDPNSFLNYLVLRVAFSGATACVAHVDGVDLHVANTGDSRAMLGVQEEDGSWSAVTLSNDHNAQNEREVERLKLEHPKNEAKSVVKQDRLLGLLMPFRAFGDVKFKWSIDLQKRVIESGPDQLNDNEYTKFIPPNYHTPPYLTAEPEVTYHRLRPQDKFLVLATDGLWETMHRQDVVRIVGEYLTGMHHQQPIAVGGYKVTLGQMHGLLTERRAKMSSVFEDQNAATHLIRHAVGNNEFGAVDHERLSKMLSLPEELARMYRDDITIIVVQFNSHVVGAYQNQE
- the PDP1 gene encoding pyruvate dehyrogenase phosphatase catalytic subunit 1 isoform X2, yielding MPAPTQLFFPLVRNCELSRIYGTACYCHHKHLCCPSPYLPQSRLRYTPHPAYATFCRPKENWWQYTHGRRYASTPQKFYLTPPQVNSILKANEYSFKVPEFDGKNISSVLGFDSNQLPANAPIEDRRSAATCLQTRGMLLGVFDGHAGCACSQAVSERLFYYIAVSLLPHETLLEIENAVESGRALLPILQWHKHPNDYFSKEASKLYFNSLRTYWQELIDLNTGESTDIDVKEALINAFKRLDNDISLEAQVGDPNSFLNYLVLRVAFSGATACVAHVDGVDLHVANTGDSRAMLGVQEEDGSWSAVTLSNDHNAQNEREVERLKLEHPKNEAKSVVKQDRLLGLLMPFRAFGDVKFKWSIDLQKRVIESGPDQLNDNEYTKFIPPNYHTPPYLTAEPEVTYHRLRPQDKFLVLATDGLWETMHRQDVVRIVGEYLTGMHHQQPIAVGGYKVTLGQMHGLLTERRAKMSSVFEDQNAATHLIRHAVGNNEFGAVDHERLSKMLSLPEELARMYRDDITIIVVQFNSHVVGAYQNQE